ggtagagtcttttcttcaaatAGGCAAACTTTCTCTACAATGAAGATTTTTTCTGTTACTGGAACCAGTTATAATGACTCCGGCATCACACTTATCAGGAGAAAGTATCCTGTAACTAGCCCTGAGATGGTGAGCAAAGCATGGAGTTTGGCAAAGCTGCATGATCAATTGGTTACTGAAAAACAGAACAGCAAATGGGCTGGCATTTCCCCTTCTATAACACAAGATCTTGAAGAGACAGGATCTAGCATGCGCCAGGAGCTCCTTAAGAGCACTGAGCTCTTATTTCATGTTCAACTTTCTTGTGTCTCATTACAACTTAGCAAAAAGGATTGCGAGCTATTAACTAACTTGATAGATCATGTCCTTGATGGGATGTCAAATGAAGAAACAAGCATATCTGGAAATTGCAAGGACAAATCTGTTCCAACCAATGATATTTGCACTCAAACATCTATCATCTTTGAGTGCAGCGTCTTGGAAATTTGCACTGAATTGGATGAAACAGTGGAAGTTAGTCCTTTGTTACAGGCAGAACTAGAAGGATCCTGGAATTCTCTTAAGTTGAAAGTTTCAaatttttctcttttctctttttcgaATGTTGGTGGGCTCAACAATGCCAGTTTTCTTTGGCTGAATCATGGTGAAGGGGAGCTTTGGGGTTCTGTTGGTGTTAAGGATGATGAAGCCCCTGAAGAAAGCAAAGATTTTCTTATAGTGGTTTGCAAGGACTCTGCCTGCAGGCGTGGTGATGGTGAAGGTACTAATGTGTTGTCTATTGGCACTGCTGGCTGTTCTGTGACCCACATCAGGAACCCAAAGCTAAAAGAGAACTACACTTCTGTTGGTGTCCGTTCTGGTACAATTGTGGCTCCTGGTGGCCGTATGGATTGGATCAATGCGATATGCCTGCTGTTCAGTTCAGGTTCAGATGGAACTGGAAAGTCAGATGATAGTAGCACAGTAAATAGTTCTCAGTCTGGTGAATTCTATTTATCATCTTTCTTTCTTGAGCTGGCTGATGTTGCTGTTAGCTATGAACCTCACTTCAAATATGTCACTCTCGATGCTGAAGCAGCGGACCACAAGTTTTTCTCATGCCTTTTAGCTGCATCATCATTTAAACTTCATAATAAATCGGCATCAGCCTCTGCAGCTACTGTTTTTGATATCCAGTTACGTGATCTTGGGGTTCTTCTTTTGCAATCATCTGGCTCAAAAAATGTCACTTGTGGTTATGGTGTAGATTATCTTCGTCAAGCAGGATATGCTAAGGTTGCCCAGAATACATTAATTGAAGCTTCTCTAAGAATCGATTCTTTGTTTTggaaacttgaaatattggatTCCCAATTCGATATTGGTACTTGTCATGATACAACTTATGGTCTTATTCGTTTGGGCTCCCAACTCCAGCAGCTATATGGTCCAGATATGCGGGATGCTCTAGATCATCTACAATCTAGGTGGAATAGTGTccaacaagcaagcaaacaaaatatAGCTGCTGATGCATCAGACAAATCTGAAAGTAGTTTGGAGATTTTGAGAGATTCTGGAGATTGCCAGTCAGATGGACTGCTTGATGATATCATTGAGAATGCTTTTTACGAGGAATACATGGCCAATGATTTTTGCGAGAGCAATTGCTGTGAGACGGATGATGGGTTTGAACTGAATACTCAAATACCACTGAGACAAAACTCCTGTGCTGATCAAATCATTGACTCATATTATATGCCTGAACTTCATCAATTGTCATCATATGAAGAGCATAAATGTACATCTGGTGGGGATGCTCTTAGAACCCTGGAGAGTGAAGATGGGGGATGGTATAACAATGTTCCCTTAACAATAGTTGAGAACCATGTTTCGCAAAAGAAAAGCAAACAAGGGGAACAAATACTTCAACAAGAAGTGAAGGCATCTGTTTGTGTCTCGAATACTGATGAATCTTGTAATCTTAAAGGAAAGGTTCTTATTCATGATATAGATGTCAAGTGGCGGATGTATGCTGGAGGTGACTGGTTATTACCTCAGAAAGATTCAACTAGCTTCACATGCACAGATGGCAGAGATAGGAGCTCTTCTTTGGAGTTTACCCTGACAGGGCTCAGTATCCAACTTGACATGTATCCAGATGGGGATGTTTCTATATCTAAGCTATCCGTTGCTGCTCAGGACTTAAGTCTTTGTGATCAAAGTATCCATGCTCCCTGGAAACTGGTATGTCTATTATTGCCAAGTTATGTTACAAACTTGCTTTAGTCCCATGGCTAATGGTTTCAATTCTTCTCATCCATTCAATAAAGGTTCTTGGAAGTTACGACTCAAAGGATTACCCAAGAGAATCTTGCTCCAGTTTATTCAGGTTTGAACTGGAGTCTGTAAGGCCCGAACCACATGCTCCTTTGGAAGACTACAGGTACAGACCTTCTCTCATGGCAAAGACCCTTTGCTTGTTTCTGTTAATCCGTACAGAGTTCTGCCCTACTCGATGAATGCAAATAAATAAAGAGAATGGCAAAGTCTTTTCTGTTAATCCATACAGAGTTCTGCCCTACTCGATGAATGCAAACAAATAAAGAGAATGGCAAGGTCTATGTCATCCACACCTATAGGAGAACATTCTTTGGTTTTGTAGATTGTAGTTGAAGAACTGTGTTGGCTTCAAAAGTTCTGGAAAAAGACAAAATGCACTTTCCCAATATCTTTTTGCATCACTGGATAAAAATATATGGTATGAGTTTAGATGTCGGAGGGTGTAATCCTGTCTCACTGGTGGTTGAGGTTTAAGGCATTGGCACCTAGGTGCCATGGCATACAGGCGTTAGGGTAAGAGGGAGGGCCCAGGCGTTGGAGGGTGTAGGGAGCTTTAGGGACTTCCTTTTTGCTTCATCTGAAATGATATGCCATAGCTCTTATTTAACGGAGCCATTTATAACAACAATCCGAAATAACCTTTCACATTTTTTATGCTTCCTTCATTTAACAATCTCTTGTGTTATCCTAACTTTTGCAGGCTTCATCTCGAGATTTTACCTCTGCAGTTGCATCTTGATCAAGGGCAACTTAACTTCCTAATCAATTTCTTCCAGAATGATTCCTGTAACAATGACCCTCATTTGCATTGCGAAAAAGAGATTGTTGATGTGAAAAGCACAAGCTATGGAGGCAATACAGTTGCGGATGAGGCATTACTTCCTTTCTTTCAGGTATTTTAAAGTTCATTGTCACTTACTTTTTCGTTCAATACTGGACTCATAAAATTTTTGCGATCTAATTATTTTTTTCCTCTTTGATATGCCAGAAATTTGATGTAAAGCCGCTTGTTCTGCACATTAATTATATACCTCGTCAGTTTGATCCCATTGCACTAGGCAAAGGAAATTATGCAGAACTTCTCAACATTCTTCCGTGGAAGGTAAATTTCtgttgaaaaaaaaaacattcCAGTAGCAAGGAAACCTTCAGATAATTATCTATGTATGGATAAAAATAACCCTGACATGAAATTTGTTGAACAGGGAATTGATTTGAAGCTCAAGCATGTTTCAGCAATGGGTGTTTACGGATGGAACAGCATATGTGATACAGTAGCTGCAGAATGGTTGGAGGACATTTCTAAAAACCAGGTCCTTGTCTATCCATGCGCACCTGTACTTTCAGACATGTATGCTTTTGCATGCACAAACGCAAAACATGTGAAAACTTAATGCAGATAATGCCTAAGGAGAAATGTAGTTGAAATTTGCACTGCTACATTGTTACCTAAATGTACCTGCGGAAATATGGACAAAGTATTAAGTCTGCACTTGAATTACAATTAAAATCCATTGCAGTCTGAATTGAAATATCTGTTACTTGTTTAGGTTCACAAATTGTTAAAAGGGCTTCCTCCAATAAGATCACTAGTTGCTGTCAGTTCAGGGACTAAGAAGTTGGTATCTTTGCCCATCAAAAGCTACAAGAAGGACCGGAAGTTGCTCAAGGGAATGCAAAGAGGTAAGACATGTATAGTGTAGGACATATATCAGCTAACATTTCTGTTTGAAGTGTGATTATGCCATGGCAATGTGAACTACTTGATGACACGCTTCTTTATTACCACTAATTGTTATGGCTTTGGCATCTTGTTTGACAGGTGCAGTTGCTTTTATAAGGAGTGTTTCCATTGAAGCAGTAGGGCTTGGTGTCCATTTGGCTGCGGGAGCTCATGATATGCTTGTGAAGACAGAGCGCGCTCTTACAGCTGTTCCACCATCTTTAGCCTCATGTGAAGCAAAACGAACAAAACACAGCATTAGAGCTAACCAGCCTGAAAGTGCACAACAAGGGATAAAACAGGTATGAATTCCTCTGTGATACATAacagttttagttttcagtagTTTAATTACATAGCTGTTAGTGTTTGGGATTTGGTTTTAACCTTTTCATAAGTTAGGGACCACTATATAATTTATGGTCTGGAGCAAACTTTGAATTAATTTCTCATGAATCTCTGGAGTTTAACAGGCTGAGGCTGCCTAGCAACTATAGCTCCTGTCATGTAGTGCTTTAGTGCTAGTAACATTAATTCACAACTTGTGCAGGCCTATGAAAGTTTAACTGATGGGTTTGGAAGGACTGCCTCTGCTTTGATTGCGAATCCTATTAAAGTTTATAACCGGGCTGGTCCTGGATCAGCCCTGGCTACTGCAATTTGTGGAGCACCAGCTGCTGCAGTAGCTCCAGTATCGGCATCTGCTCGTGCTTTCCATTGTGCACTTGTTGGTCTAAGGAACAGGTCAGTTTTGAGCTCATTCTTAACTCCTTAAGTTTCTGTGCGATTGTTATTTGTACTATGCCAGTCATCTATAGACTTTTATGACGGGAGTACCAGAGACTTTGCATCTGTCAGTGGAGATTTTAAGCACCACATAAGAAATTACTTTGTCCCTGTCTTGTAAACTTCCAACTCAATATTTCTTCTTCCTATTACTGGTTATTTATCTTTGTTTGTCAAACGATACGTTGTACTTGATATTCTACTTTTAGTGTCTGTTAAAGAATTTAGGAGCAGAAAGTATTAAAGAGTTGAAGTTACAAGTCGGGTCGATTAGTTACTAAATCAACGAAGTGGAGTAATTTTTGAGGTTTCGTATGAGTCAATATATTTCTGTATAATCTTAAATTGAATAACTGAGAAAAATGATTTTGAAGGATCAACTGCTGTGCCTTGACTTGGTGAAAGGAATCATTTCTTCTGCTGCTAATTTCTGTTAGCAAAACTTGCTTTTTTTTTCATGTGTGCAGCCTTGATCCTGAGCACAAGAAAGAATCCATGTACAAATACAATGGACCTTCTCAATTGTAGACTTCATTCAGAAGAGGTGTCCCTTCATTCTTTTGCACGCCTTGCATCATCTTTATCTTGGACGAACTGGTTGGGGAGCACCTGTGCTGCAGTCTCGTCCAGTGTTGAGAGGCAAACTTGTACAGTGTAAGATAGATTCACTATTATAAGACTCATTACCTTTTAGAAAATCGGCATGGTCCGGTGTGTTCTTATGGATGTTTTGATCCATTTGCGCAGGTGTACAGATCTTAGGACAGATTATATGTGCCGTCAAAGCCTTCCACACCTTGTAAATTAGACACAGGAGGGTTGTAATTACCACTCGTTGTTTCCATCGCCTAGGCTGGTGGAAGTTTTGTAACCCCTTTTCCTTAGCTTGGGAAGATGACCTGGGGCCGGCATGACTGGCCCCACTGTACATATGGTTGCGCTGTGAGTTGTGTGCATGTAAATATCTCTTTTGCTTCGGTTGTGACTTTTGAGTGTGCCTGGTAGGTTGCCAAACCTCTGACAATAAGTTCTCACCTTTTCAAGTGTAAATATTACCATCAATTTTTTGATCTGCTTGTGGTGACAGAGTTGTTGCTTTGGGGGTGGGGGTAAAATAAAACAGTGCACCGGCATTGCTGTTGCCTGTGCCATATCTGGGTTCTATATGTATATAATAATGTTGGCACGGGCAAAACTAATGTGATCCTGGTTTCATTTCGTTGCATACCCTTTTCTGTTCATCTATTTGCATTTTCCATTACACTCCGACGCTCTCAAGATCAGTGCTCTAAGGTATGGGcaaagggtgtgttcgtttcctaccctctaaagtTTAGTCTTCTCTAAAGTTTAGTCTTGTCACATCAAatgagaatcttgctatttagaagtattaaataaaatctatactttttgcacagataggtgctaattcgcgagacaaatttaatgagcctaattaattcataatttgccacagtgatgctacagtaatcatctgctaatcatggactaatataccttattagattcgtctcacgaattagctcttgggttctgcaattagttttgtaattagactttatttaatacttctaaatgataagattctttttgatgttacaggtctaaactttagactttaggaaacgaacacaccgaAAGCGTGTATTTGTATCCGTATGAAGTGTGTAAGTCAATTCATGTTGAATGTATTATCAGATCTTAAGGATCTGCTTTGTTGCGTCCTCTTTATCTTCCAACAGAATGCTGAAGTGTTGCCAAACAACAAAAGTCTGCAACCACCTACAAGCGACACTTGGAGCTGAAATAACATTTTTGGATTAAAATACCTATCTTAATAATAATTCAAGTCCTCACATGTATAAGAGCCATTGATGGTTTGCTTCACCCTCTGTTTGGAAGAAAAAAATGGCACAGGTGTACCATTCAACTTTTTTGTAAACCGCCGTACAAATTTTCCATAAATAGGAAAGCAAGCAAAGAATTTATATTGTTTTCCACTTTTGCATTCCAAATGAGCTGCACTTTGAAGTGATGGAATATATCAAAAATTAATATTAATATATAGGTGATTATGTACTATATTGACAATTCTTTGTCCACTTAGCAAACCGAAACTGGTGCATTTGGTTGGAGCTTTGGAGGGACTTATTTGAAGTCGATATATTCTTATTGCTTCTGATGTGTTGTGAGATTTTCTCACCGTTTTCATCCAGCTTCCATTTTAAAACTCGTTTTGTTCTTTTGCTAAATTGCCTGCTGGATTTTGTTCTGACCGAGAAGCCAAGCAAAGAAATTAGAACTGCTTTCCCACTTTCGCATTCCAAATGAGCTGGACTTTGAAGTGACGGAACATTCCAGGAATTTGGAATTTTGGATGTAGAGGATGGTTTTGTAGATATTGATCATCTGTTGTCCGTAACGTTGTATTTGGTGGGATGGACTTATTTGCGGCTTTACCCATAAGTAATGAATTCCTTTTTTTTGAGGTAAAGTAATGAATTCTTTGCGAGGTCATCTAATAAGTTTGTCCTTGTGGTCATTTGGATTGCTAGAACTTACACACAAAGAGACCAGCGTTCACCACGATTGATGCATGCCATTCCGGGTTAGTCCAGGAACTCTTTTATGCGTTTCTTAGAATCGGAGTAGGTGCACTAAAATAATTGTATAAATTATTTCATCCCGCTGTAGTAATATTAGGtgttgtcggtacatacagacaggggtacctcctactagggtgtccaggcccttggcgtctcGCAATCCATAATCTCCCCTTTTGCCTTCTGGaggacgtggcatacggcccgggtctgacagctgggaccgtggtctccggaccctccccgtgctaTTCCGGAACCGGGCCCCCACGTCCTCTGGAAGgctggagagctctcgggtagcccccgaccagggaggtccggggccgccacgtgtgatggccggaccatcacaggccagaccGCTCCGATCGGCCTCgagggcccggacccccctcccctcgGGAAGGGGTCCTGTGCCGCCGCGTGCCGTCCTGcggtgggagcggggctggccctgccacgtgcctgcggctagaggcccttcgcgggtctccagcccacctaccagcatttaatgcggtagctgggccgggcgcgcccaagtcaaaaagagcggcctgctGCTGACAAatggggcaggtaggctgacaccacggtaagcccgcctgtttccaaggcggcgcgtcgtatcaccgtgcacagcgCGCGGACtgcgtacagtcccgtcacggcgctgcgcgcgtgatgatggcctgtaataggtgAGCCAAGGCGTGCGTTGCAATAGTGCGcacgcaacgggtcagcgctgtttcaccgcctgacaggaggttacatcccaacagtgacagcacggcttcgctGTTGGGCAACACTGAcaccggacactgtgcaagaTAAGGCTGGCACACGACCGTATTCAggttgtggatacgcacattatCTTCCCAACCGTGAAGGCTACAACAGGGGgctagagatggagatctccatatcacatagaGCAGGTTCctattggccgggcccacctgtcggggttctgcacagtgtaagcacctcccttgaactataaaagggagagtgcactcgtcaGAAGATAAGGTTCAACAGACACATCccaggttgcacacacacaagcttatgctactttccattcaggctcacgcagccaatacaacaccaaagtggacgtagggtattacgctccggcggcccgaaccactctaaatcttcgtgttcTTCCTGCGTTCAtttgtccaccgatcgagcgctcctaagtctcctccaaaaccatccttaactaggattaggcgggtgctttccgccacccggctggagaattcctccgacatctggcgcgccaggtaggggcttaggtttggtttgcgctcggtcgaccttcacGACCTCCATGGTGCAGGAAGATGGTCACAACGACCTCCTGttgggcgaggaggtggcgtccACGACGCCACATGATTCCCGTCGTCCAACATCCAGGGCGGCGCGAGCAGCTCCGCAACGCGCTCCGGCGCGGGCCTcggtggcccaatcggtgcccgcaccgaatgggccgctcatggcagccagggagttgctccgcaatccccctggtgaggcggcctcgcccgacgcccagaggcaatggcgtgacgatgtcgaccgcctcctcaacctggcacaggcttccccatgtTCAGTGGGGGGGTCTGCCTCCAGGCAACGCCGTCGTCAGGGCGGCCCATCCGGACCTGTGCACTCGCCGTCAGTAAGGAGTGCACGAACcgaagacctccgggcggagctcaaccgctgacgtgcgggagaggatgcccgtgtctccatcgagcgggcgcgtggtcgccggctcagtatcgagggtcgcgacctcgatgccgaattcgctgcggTGGTTCCGGCCCCGCAGGGACCTGCCCAGGCGCCGATGTCTGGGGTGGGCTGCgccgcgctcgcagaccaccttcgcgcagttgcctggccgtccaagtttcggccacaccTGCCGGAGAAGTACGatgggtcctccaacccgtcagaattcctgcaggtctacatcaccgccatcacggcggctggaggtaatgacgccgtcatggcaagttacttccatatagccttgaccgggccagcccggacctggctcatgaaccttaccccgggATCTATCCGATCCTGGGGTGAGctgtgcgcacagttcacggcaaacttcgccagtgcgtaccagcagcacggtgtggaggcccaccttcaTGCCGTGAGGCAGCAGCTTGGGGAAACCCTCCggaccttcatctcccgcttcaccatgGTACGTGGAACCATACCACgaatctccgatgcatctatcatcacggctttccgccagggggttCAAGATGAGAAGATGCttgagaagctggcgacccaccaggtggagaccgtcaccaccttgttcgctctggcggacaaatgtgccagggctgcagagggccgtgcatggcactctgcaacccaagCAGGACCTGCTCAgacgagtgggcccagtgtcgctgctcctggcagcggcaaaaagaagaacaa
The genomic region above belongs to Panicum hallii strain FIL2 chromosome 4, PHallii_v3.1, whole genome shotgun sequence and contains:
- the LOC112888574 gene encoding autophagy-related protein 2 isoform X2: MMGFLEGLRLDTLLKRVCKSLLKKRLGDLILGDLDLDQFDIQLGRGTLQLNDLALNAEFVNRKLSGSPIMLKEGSIKSLIVRFTGSCEIVVEELELVLAPSVASEVADVHTECSVSGSTSDTQTSVKTQRYESDSNQCSTSVSRDVDEGVKRIANAVKWFLTSFNIKLKNVYVVFDPQTSLDSMLPENNRSLVFRIKELEFGTQLGLFKLNNFLTFHEAVIEFLKMDDVDTLLQNDPFRGVADISSRHSTTAVLTGPIGGFSGKLNLSIPWNKGCLNFEKIDADVSVDSLELRLQISSIRWIMNVWDSLQRKPVDKQSCAHNAADISISSSRSAFCSPALSTLKSSSDSVIANSECLARSTFSQSRQGKIQESFLTRAHVITDWMEPAAREDQGDPDSDCDESIDQFFECFEELRNSQSSLGNSGIWDWTCSVFNAISFASTLASGSDQVPKVIEKTLRASIAEVSVLLLFSDDMDVNNSSVPISELDDMRNSQMFSSCLSSEQFEKSIISPAAASSLNMHHLEAKCQNIHLNLQTYPKNLRFKASVAQMKLDEYYRAGNNSSDDSYLGYHFLNNNLRQGVQASLPQCLFAAGDHLVETFEHCGNSSNELTKVELLKTYGKCTFHYDVSTKDQDGKLVSSTSMSICLAPLVLWVHFHTLYMLLSFINKVESDLSHEEHKAHMHGDDKGSRLTTSTNVSSTGSLNIHISLSPARIILCFPTEFSWDLSHPSILDKFLVIDHTSCLNMAETASHPQNEIHNEFHLGKPCTSIHLATGNFDIYLVKPANDVLDGRVFSSNRQTFSTMKIFSVTGTSYNDSGITLIRRKYPVTSPEMVSKAWSLAKLHDQLVTEKQNSKWAGISPSITQDLEETGSSMRQELLKSTELLFHVQLSCVSLQLSKKDCELLTNLIDHVLDGMSNEETSISGNCKDKSVPTNDICTQTSIIFECSVLEICTELDETVEVSPLLQAELEGSWNSLKLKVSNFSLFSFSNVGGLNNASFLWLNHGEGELWGSVGVKDDEAPEESKDFLIVVCKDSACRRGDGEGTNVLSIGTAGCSVTHIRNPKLKENYTSVGVRSGTIVAPGGRMDWINAICLLFSSGSDGTGKSDDSSTVNSSQSGEFYLSSFFLELADVAVSYEPHFKYVTLDAEAADHKFFSCLLAASSFKLHNKSASASAATVFDIQLRDLGVLLLQSSGSKNVTCGYGVDYLRQAGYAKVAQNTLIEASLRIDSLFWKLEILDSQFDIGTCHDTTYGLIRLGSQLQQLYGPDMRDALDHLQSRWNSVQQASKQNIAADASDKSESSLEILRDSGDCQSDGLLDDIIENAFYEEYMANDFCESNCCETDDGFELNTQIPLRQNSCADQIIDSYYMPELHQLSSYEEHKCTSGGDALRTLESEDGGWYNNVPLTIVENHVSQKKSKQGEQILQQEVKASVCVSNTDESCNLKGKVLIHDIDVKWRMYAGGDWLLPQKDSTSFTCTDGRDRSSSLEFTLTGLSIQLDMYPDGDVSISKLSVAAQDLSLCDQSIHAPWKLVLGSYDSKDYPRESCSSLFRFELESVRPEPHAPLEDYRLHLEILPLQLHLDQGQLNFLINFFQNDSCNNDPHLHCEKEIVDVKSTSYGGNTVADEALLPFFQKFDVKPLVLHINYIPRQFDPIALGKGNYAELLNILPWKGIDLKLKHVSAMGVYGWNSICDTVAAEWLEDISKNQVHKLLKGLPPIRSLVAVSSGTKKLVSLPIKSYKKDRKLLKGMQRGAVAFIRSVSIEAVGLGVHLAAGAHDMLVKTERALTAVPPSLASCEAKRTKHSIRANQPESAQQGIKQAYESLTDGFGRTASALIANPIKVYNRAGPGSALATAICGAPAAAVAPVSASARAFHCALVGLRNSLDPEHKKESMYKYNGPSQL
- the LOC112888574 gene encoding autophagy-related protein 2 isoform X1, which encodes MMGFLEGLRLDTLLKRVCKSLLKKRLGDLILGDLDLDQFDIQLGRGTLQLNDLALNAEFVNRKLSGSPIMLKEGSIKSLIVRFTGSCEIVVEELELVLAPSVASEVADVHTECSVSGSTSDTQTSVKTQRYESDSNQCSTSVSRDVDEGVKRIANAVKWFLTSFNIKLKNVYVVFDPQTSLDSMLPENNRSLVFRIKELEFGTQLGLFKLNNFLTFHEAVIEFLKMDDVDTLLQNDPFRGVADISSRHSTTAVLTGPIGGFSGKLNLSIPWNKGCLNFEKIDADVSVDSLELRLQISSIRWIMNVWDSLQRKPVDKQSCAHNAADISISSSRSAFCSPALSTLKSSSDSVIANSECLARSTFSQSRQGKIQESFLTRAHVITDWMEPAAREDQGDPDSDCDESIDQFFECFEELRNSQSSLGNSGIWDWTCSVFNAISFASTLASGSDQVPKEPVIEKTLRASIAEVSVLLLFSDDMDVNNSSVPISELDDMRNSQMFSSCLSSEQFEKSIISPAAASSLNMHHLEAKCQNIHLNLQTYPKNLRFKASVAQMKLDEYYRAGNNSSDDSYLGYHFLNNNLRQGVQASLPQCLFAAGDHLVETFEHCGNSSNELTKVELLKTYGKCTFHYDVSTKDQDGKLVSSTSMSICLAPLVLWVHFHTLYMLLSFINKVESDLSHEEHKAHMHGDDKGSRLTTSTNVSSTGSLNIHISLSPARIILCFPTEFSWDLSHPSILDKFLVIDHTSCLNMAETASHPQNEIHNEFHLGKPCTSIHLATGNFDIYLVKPANDVLDGRVFSSNRQTFSTMKIFSVTGTSYNDSGITLIRRKYPVTSPEMVSKAWSLAKLHDQLVTEKQNSKWAGISPSITQDLEETGSSMRQELLKSTELLFHVQLSCVSLQLSKKDCELLTNLIDHVLDGMSNEETSISGNCKDKSVPTNDICTQTSIIFECSVLEICTELDETVEVSPLLQAELEGSWNSLKLKVSNFSLFSFSNVGGLNNASFLWLNHGEGELWGSVGVKDDEAPEESKDFLIVVCKDSACRRGDGEGTNVLSIGTAGCSVTHIRNPKLKENYTSVGVRSGTIVAPGGRMDWINAICLLFSSGSDGTGKSDDSSTVNSSQSGEFYLSSFFLELADVAVSYEPHFKYVTLDAEAADHKFFSCLLAASSFKLHNKSASASAATVFDIQLRDLGVLLLQSSGSKNVTCGYGVDYLRQAGYAKVAQNTLIEASLRIDSLFWKLEILDSQFDIGTCHDTTYGLIRLGSQLQQLYGPDMRDALDHLQSRWNSVQQASKQNIAADASDKSESSLEILRDSGDCQSDGLLDDIIENAFYEEYMANDFCESNCCETDDGFELNTQIPLRQNSCADQIIDSYYMPELHQLSSYEEHKCTSGGDALRTLESEDGGWYNNVPLTIVENHVSQKKSKQGEQILQQEVKASVCVSNTDESCNLKGKVLIHDIDVKWRMYAGGDWLLPQKDSTSFTCTDGRDRSSSLEFTLTGLSIQLDMYPDGDVSISKLSVAAQDLSLCDQSIHAPWKLVLGSYDSKDYPRESCSSLFRFELESVRPEPHAPLEDYRLHLEILPLQLHLDQGQLNFLINFFQNDSCNNDPHLHCEKEIVDVKSTSYGGNTVADEALLPFFQKFDVKPLVLHINYIPRQFDPIALGKGNYAELLNILPWKGIDLKLKHVSAMGVYGWNSICDTVAAEWLEDISKNQVHKLLKGLPPIRSLVAVSSGTKKLVSLPIKSYKKDRKLLKGMQRGAVAFIRSVSIEAVGLGVHLAAGAHDMLVKTERALTAVPPSLASCEAKRTKHSIRANQPESAQQGIKQAYESLTDGFGRTASALIANPIKVYNRAGPGSALATAICGAPAAAVAPVSASARAFHCALVGLRNSLDPEHKKESMYKYNGPSQL